The Bacteriovorax sp. Seq25_V genome has a window encoding:
- a CDS encoding nucleotide sugar dehydrogenase, which yields MKLLKKIENNELVVGIIGLGYVGLPLLLRFNEENINVIGFDVDIQKTEKLNSGHSYIEHIDSKRIAEMRNLGKFTATTDFSKISDVDAIIICVPTPLNKYREPDLSYVTNTIDSFLPYLRSQQLISLESTTYPGTTDEEIVSRLEKTNLKVGEDIFVVYSPEREDPGNERYSTKTIPKVCGGITAGCLEVGVSLYSKIIDTVVPVSSCRAAEMTKLLENIHRAVNIGLVNEMKIVADRMGIDIFEVINAAGTKPFGFVPYFPGPGLGGHCIPIDPFYLTWKAREYGVHTRFIELAGEINSAMPDYVLSKIVKGLNAVGKSLNGSKVLVLGIAYKKNVDDMRESPSVEIMELLREAKADVAYSDPHVPVFPKMREHKFDLRSVELTPKNLEEYDCVVLATAHDKFDYEQIFEYSKMIVDTRGVYKIRHEKLIKA from the coding sequence ATGAAGCTATTAAAGAAAATAGAAAATAATGAATTGGTTGTTGGGATAATTGGACTTGGTTACGTCGGTCTACCACTTCTTTTAAGATTTAACGAAGAGAATATTAATGTTATTGGTTTTGATGTAGATATTCAAAAAACTGAGAAGTTGAACTCTGGCCATTCTTACATTGAACATATTGACTCAAAACGAATTGCAGAAATGAGAAATCTAGGGAAATTTACTGCAACTACAGACTTTAGTAAAATAAGCGATGTCGATGCGATAATAATCTGTGTACCTACACCATTGAACAAATACCGAGAGCCTGATTTAAGCTATGTGACTAATACTATTGATTCGTTTCTACCATACTTAAGGTCACAGCAATTGATTTCTCTAGAAAGTACTACTTATCCAGGCACAACAGACGAGGAAATAGTTAGTCGTTTGGAAAAGACAAATTTGAAAGTAGGGGAAGATATATTTGTTGTGTATTCGCCAGAAAGAGAAGATCCAGGTAACGAAAGATATAGTACCAAAACAATCCCAAAAGTGTGTGGTGGAATAACAGCTGGATGCTTAGAAGTAGGAGTCAGCCTATATTCAAAAATAATTGATACAGTGGTACCAGTTAGTTCATGTCGAGCAGCAGAAATGACTAAGCTTCTCGAAAATATTCATAGAGCGGTTAATATTGGTCTAGTAAACGAAATGAAGATTGTTGCTGATCGCATGGGTATAGATATATTTGAGGTGATAAATGCTGCTGGAACAAAACCATTTGGTTTTGTTCCATATTTTCCAGGGCCCGGTTTGGGTGGGCACTGTATTCCAATCGATCCATTCTATTTGACTTGGAAGGCACGTGAATATGGAGTACATACAAGATTTATCGAACTAGCCGGAGAAATAAACTCTGCAATGCCAGACTATGTTTTATCAAAAATAGTAAAAGGGCTAAATGCAGTAGGAAAATCATTAAATGGATCTAAAGTATTAGTTCTAGGAATTGCATATAAAAAGAATGTAGATGATATGAGAGAATCTCCATCTGTTGAGATTATGGAGCTATTGCGAGAAGCAAAAGCCGATGTTGCTTATTCTGATCCACATGTTCCAGTGTTTCCTAAGATGCGTGAGCACAAATTTGATTTAAGAAGTGTCGAACTTACGCCTAAAAACTTAGAAGAATATGATTGTGTCGTACTAGCTACGGCACATGATAAATTTGATTACGAACAAATTTTTGAATATTCTAAGATGATTGTAGATACAAGAGGTGTCTACAAAATTAGGCATGAAAAATTAATTAAGGCGTAG
- a CDS encoding Gfo/Idh/MocA family oxidoreductase has protein sequence MKNFIAVGVGGYIAPRHLEAINHVGGKIIAAYDNKDSVGILDRFTQDVPFFTTFEEYSYFLDKISSSSSIDYCSVMSPNYMHKFHIWHGLKNGADVICEKPLVLDVNEIDELVSLEQKFGKKINTVLQLRVHETIKELRKKILQDNKQEKYEVDLTYITSRGPWYMSSWKGNTYQSGGLPLNIGIHFFDMLTWLFGKLEKQEVHHFDESSCAGFLELEKAKVKWFLSLDKNMLPESAKQQNKTTYRNITFNGEEIEFSDGFTELHKTVYTDVLNGHGYGVEDARNAITIVDSMRKMSLISASENKHPFLRK, from the coding sequence ATGAAAAATTTTATAGCTGTTGGAGTTGGTGGTTATATAGCACCAAGACATTTAGAGGCAATTAATCATGTTGGTGGAAAGATAATCGCAGCATATGATAATAAAGATTCTGTTGGAATTTTGGATCGATTCACACAAGATGTTCCATTTTTCACTACATTTGAGGAGTACTCATATTTCTTGGATAAAATTTCATCGAGTTCAAGTATTGATTACTGCTCTGTGATGAGTCCAAACTATATGCATAAGTTTCACATATGGCACGGTCTAAAAAATGGAGCAGATGTAATTTGCGAGAAACCACTCGTTCTAGATGTAAATGAAATTGATGAGCTTGTTTCATTAGAGCAAAAATTTGGAAAAAAAATTAATACAGTTCTTCAATTAAGAGTACATGAAACAATTAAAGAACTAAGAAAAAAAATACTACAGGATAATAAGCAAGAAAAATACGAGGTTGATTTAACATATATAACGTCAAGAGGACCATGGTATATGTCTTCATGGAAAGGAAATACTTATCAATCTGGTGGCTTGCCACTAAATATAGGTATACACTTTTTTGATATGTTAACATGGCTTTTTGGAAAACTTGAAAAACAGGAAGTACATCACTTTGATGAGAGTTCATGTGCAGGATTTCTTGAATTAGAAAAAGCAAAAGTGAAATGGTTTCTATCTTTAGATAAGAACATGTTACCTGAAAGCGCTAAACAACAGAATAAAACTACGTATAGAAATATAACTTTTAATGGTGAAGAAATTGAATTCTCAGATGGCTTTACTGAGCTTCATAAAACGGTATATACAGACGTGCTTAATGGTCATGGTTATGGAGTTGAGGACGCAAGAAATGCGATTACGATTGTTGACTCAATGAGAAAAATGTCATTGATAAGTGCAAGCGAGAATAAACACCCATTTTTGAGGAAATAG
- a CDS encoding acyltransferase yields MIHDTAIVDAGAEIGEGTRVWHWVHICSKAKIGNGCSLGQNVFVGNNVIIGNNVKIQNNVSVYDNVFIEDDVFCGPSMVFTNVYNPRSYITRKNEYRDTKVRRGVTIGANATIVCGVTINEYAFIAAGAVINRDVKKFALIAGVPGKQIGWMSKYGEKIPLPLSGKGEFTCPHTQEKYNLDGDVLTLKP; encoded by the coding sequence ATGATACATGACACAGCTATTGTAGACGCAGGAGCAGAGATTGGAGAAGGTACTCGTGTTTGGCACTGGGTGCATATTTGTTCAAAAGCTAAAATTGGAAATGGATGCTCTCTCGGACAAAATGTGTTTGTCGGCAATAATGTAATCATTGGAAATAACGTGAAAATTCAAAACAACGTTTCTGTGTATGATAATGTGTTTATAGAAGACGATGTGTTTTGTGGCCCTAGTATGGTTTTTACAAATGTTTATAATCCGCGTTCTTATATAACTAGAAAAAATGAGTACAGGGATACAAAAGTACGAAGGGGTGTAACAATTGGTGCAAATGCAACAATTGTTTGTGGTGTAACAATAAATGAGTATGCATTCATTGCTGCAGGAGCAGTCATTAATCGTGATGTTAAAAAATTTGCATTAATTGCTGGTGTTCCGGGAAAGCAAATTGGATGGATGAGTAAGTATGGAGAGAAAATCCCTCTCCCATTAAGCGGAAAAGGGGAATTCACATGTCCTCATACACAAGAGAAGTATAATCTGGACGGAGATGTCTTAACTCTTAAACCTTAG
- a CDS encoding DegT/DnrJ/EryC1/StrS aminotransferase family protein — protein sequence MMEFIDLNKQYQRIKVEVDNAISNVLNHGQYILGPEVANLESSLSQYLGVKHSIGCASGTDALLIALMALEIGPGDEVIIPDFTFFATAEVVSLLGATPIFADINPDTYNMCLDDVSKKITNKTKAIIPVSLYGLAYDISSLQNISHDISIIEDAAQSFGAVTRGVKSCTQATISCTSFFPSKPLGGYGDGGALFTNSDELNEKIRIILKHGQSERYVHTHIGVNGRLDTIQAAILIEKLKIFPDELNSRQVVADRYRSNLESTFKLQNIGNNTSAYAQFTIEVDNRDAVIKFLKDHGIPSAVHYPVPLSKQPVYSKLSSAYNNVNTINASNRVISLPFHPYLTEESIDKVCNLLLRFKS from the coding sequence ATTATGGAATTTATAGACTTAAATAAACAATATCAACGAATTAAAGTTGAAGTAGATAATGCGATCTCTAATGTATTAAATCACGGTCAATACATTTTAGGACCAGAGGTAGCTAATCTAGAATCTTCTCTTTCACAATATTTAGGAGTAAAACACTCTATCGGATGTGCATCTGGAACAGACGCTCTTCTTATTGCACTTATGGCTTTAGAAATAGGTCCTGGAGATGAAGTCATTATTCCAGACTTTACTTTTTTTGCTACTGCTGAAGTTGTCAGTTTACTAGGAGCAACTCCAATATTTGCTGACATAAATCCTGATACGTACAATATGTGTTTAGATGATGTTTCAAAAAAGATAACTAATAAAACAAAGGCTATTATACCTGTTTCCTTATATGGTTTAGCGTATGATATTTCTTCTCTCCAAAACATTTCTCATGATATTTCTATCATTGAAGATGCTGCACAAAGTTTCGGAGCTGTTACTAGGGGAGTAAAGTCATGTACGCAAGCTACAATTAGCTGCACTAGTTTTTTCCCTTCAAAGCCGCTTGGTGGCTACGGCGATGGCGGTGCTCTTTTCACTAATTCTGATGAACTTAACGAAAAAATTAGAATTATATTAAAACATGGTCAGTCTGAACGATATGTACACACACATATTGGTGTAAACGGTCGACTCGACACTATACAGGCCGCGATTTTGATCGAGAAGTTGAAAATTTTTCCAGACGAGCTAAATTCACGCCAAGTTGTTGCAGATAGATATAGATCAAATCTAGAATCGACTTTTAAATTACAAAATATTGGAAATAATACTTCAGCCTATGCTCAGTTTACAATTGAAGTTGATAACAGAGATGCAGTCATCAAATTCTTAAAAGATCATGGAATACCAAGTGCAGTTCACTATCCTGTCCCACTTTCTAAACAACCAGTATATTCCAAACTTTCAAGTGCATATAACAATGTTAACACTATCAATGCTTCTAATCGTGTTATCTCTTTGCCATTTCATCCATATTTAACTGAAGAAAGTATCGATAAAGTTTGTAACCTTTTACTAAGGTTTAAGAGTTAA
- a CDS encoding exopolysaccharide biosynthesis polyprenyl glycosylphosphotransferase, which yields MLKEYGNNISTVHRVTDVSIVILCWYASYALRFEVLPAGQQGLFVEFSYISIFIALTTFYCFEKFELYKSYRLKSIYSEISQVSKANFTVFVVLIFTLYFIRDEKISRIHLVTFFLLSEVCLTISRLLKANMLRTMRAKGKNIRYIKAVGDGEQLTKFLEVVYKMKGSGLTLVDDEKKADAFVVGYKSESQNELNQFMRSHYNDVREIHLLPEISYSLLGNKIEDFDGIPMVTVNQPKFPTLELALKRVIDLAASTIGLLLISPILIIIAILVKFTSKGPVLYGQERVGLDGKKFKMWKFRSMREAKNDEDKLVWSSKEDPRITKIGSFIRKTSIDELPQLFNILMGEMSLVGPRPERTEFVEKFKNEIPSYMLRHKMKAGLTGWAQVNGWRGDTDLNSRIECDLYYIKNWSIWLDIKIILLTFVKGFVNENAY from the coding sequence ATGTTGAAAGAGTACGGAAATAATATAAGTACGGTACATCGAGTAACGGATGTGAGCATAGTAATATTATGTTGGTATGCGTCTTATGCTTTACGATTTGAGGTATTACCTGCTGGACAGCAAGGATTATTTGTCGAATTTTCTTATATCAGTATTTTCATAGCACTTACGACATTTTACTGTTTTGAAAAATTCGAACTTTATAAATCTTATAGATTAAAGTCGATATATAGTGAAATTTCTCAAGTTAGTAAGGCGAACTTTACGGTATTTGTGGTTCTAATATTTACACTCTACTTCATAAGAGACGAAAAAATTTCGAGAATACATCTAGTTACATTCTTTTTGCTTTCGGAAGTATGTCTTACAATTTCACGTTTACTAAAAGCAAACATGCTTAGAACAATGCGCGCTAAAGGAAAAAACATAAGGTATATAAAAGCAGTTGGAGATGGTGAACAACTCACAAAATTTCTGGAAGTTGTATATAAAATGAAAGGTAGTGGATTAACTTTAGTGGACGATGAAAAAAAAGCGGATGCCTTTGTTGTTGGATATAAGAGTGAAAGTCAGAACGAACTCAACCAATTCATGAGAAGCCATTATAATGATGTAAGAGAGATACATTTATTACCTGAAATATCATATTCTTTATTAGGAAACAAAATTGAAGACTTCGATGGAATTCCAATGGTAACTGTCAATCAGCCAAAGTTTCCGACATTAGAATTGGCATTGAAAAGAGTTATTGACTTAGCAGCTAGCACAATTGGACTACTATTAATCTCCCCTATTCTCATTATTATAGCAATTCTAGTTAAATTTACATCAAAGGGTCCAGTCCTTTATGGGCAAGAAAGAGTAGGCCTTGATGGGAAAAAATTTAAAATGTGGAAATTTAGATCGATGAGAGAAGCGAAAAATGATGAAGATAAGTTAGTATGGAGCTCAAAAGAAGATCCAAGAATCACAAAGATTGGTTCATTTATTAGAAAAACAAGTATAGATGAACTACCACAGTTGTTTAATATTTTAATGGGTGAAATGTCTTTAGTTGGGCCAAGACCTGAAAGAACAGAGTTTGTAGAAAAGTTTAAGAATGAAATTCCAAGCTATATGTTGAGGCATAAGATGAAAGCAGGGTTGACTGGATGGGCCCAAGTGAATGGCTGGCGTGGGGATACTGACTTGAATTCAAGAATAGAATGCGACCTATACTACATTAAAAATTGGTCTATTTGGTTAGATATAAAAATTATTTTACTCACATTTGTGAAAGGCTTCGTTAATGAGAATGCTTACTAA
- a CDS encoding O-antigen ligase family protein, with product MLSGLIGEPNYTGFFYFGSIIYFIYTKKYRYIPIALVIILSCASRTFLICSVVSILIYFLSFNLKRLLSYLILYSVISYPILVSLLYQFSDTSFHLLATKITNGRFAIHCVYLDMFLKNPLGVGFFNGAKRFAQQRANEANVFPIHDMDLYISNYQQHSLNFQILSEFGIIGYLLFCYFIFSLHKHVSSYSSKLALLLTLFIFPTMQLNVTNEIIVYLMISLILIYLNTKKKDQLFSKHSH from the coding sequence ATGCTTTCGGGACTCATTGGAGAGCCAAACTATACTGGTTTTTTTTACTTTGGTTCAATTATCTATTTCATCTATACAAAAAAATATCGTTATATTCCTATCGCTTTAGTAATTATACTTTCGTGTGCAAGTAGAACATTTCTAATTTGTTCTGTTGTTTCGATTTTAATATATTTTCTTTCATTTAACTTAAAACGATTATTATCATATTTAATTCTATATTCAGTTATATCATATCCAATCCTTGTTTCACTCTTATATCAATTTTCAGATACTAGTTTTCATCTATTAGCTACAAAAATTACAAATGGAAGATTTGCTATTCATTGCGTTTATCTTGACATGTTTTTAAAGAACCCTCTTGGTGTAGGTTTTTTTAATGGAGCTAAAAGATTTGCACAACAGCGCGCCAATGAAGCTAATGTTTTCCCGATTCATGATATGGATCTCTATATATCAAACTATCAACAACATTCTTTAAATTTTCAGATACTTTCTGAGTTTGGGATAATTGGGTATTTATTGTTTTGCTACTTTATTTTTTCTCTGCATAAGCATGTTTCTTCTTACTCATCAAAACTAGCTCTTCTGTTAACTCTCTTTATCTTTCCAACCATGCAATTGAATGTGACAAATGAAATAATTGTTTATCTTATGATTTCATTAATTTTAATATATCTAAATACCAAGAAAAAAGACCAGTTATTTAGTAAGCATTCTCATTAA
- a CDS encoding sugar transferase yields the protein MHKTPSKQNFLFNYYIKRLFDLTIAFALGIATIPLLLFGSLVIFIFLGRPVCFNQERPGKNKKTFKIWKLRTMSNEKDNNGHLLPDEQRLGKVGKIIRALSIDELPQLYNVFRGEMSLVGPRPLLVEYLDIYTDEEMTRQSVLPGITGWAQINGRNAITWKEKLALDVWYVQNWSLMLDMKILVMTIARIFKRSNISKEPNVVTKYNGHN from the coding sequence ATGCATAAAACACCAAGTAAACAGAATTTTTTATTTAATTATTATATAAAACGTTTGTTCGATTTGACTATCGCTTTTGCATTAGGCATCGCTACTATCCCACTTTTACTTTTTGGTTCATTAGTTATCTTTATCTTTTTAGGGAGACCAGTTTGCTTTAATCAAGAAAGACCTGGTAAAAATAAAAAGACATTCAAAATATGGAAGCTAAGAACTATGTCTAATGAAAAAGATAATAATGGCCATCTTCTTCCAGATGAACAAAGATTAGGCAAAGTAGGTAAAATTATACGAGCGCTTAGTATTGATGAGTTACCACAGTTGTATAATGTTTTTAGGGGCGAGATGAGTTTGGTGGGACCTAGACCATTGCTAGTTGAATATCTTGATATTTATACTGATGAGGAAATGACTAGGCAAAGTGTATTACCAGGTATAACTGGTTGGGCTCAAATTAATGGGCGTAATGCAATAACATGGAAAGAAAAGCTAGCCTTAGATGTATGGTACGTTCAAAATTGGAGTTTGATGTTGGACATGAAAATTTTAGTAATGACTATTGCTAGGATATTCAAAAGATCCAATATATCCAAAGAACCAAATGTCGTAACTAAGTACAATGGTCACAACTAG
- a CDS encoding polysaccharide biosynthesis protein gives MIQLLKNPRILIAFLYDIFIATFSFYFSIFLRFETFSVFDAPISDLVAVSFIFISCQVFFFSVMGLYRGMWRFSSTIDLIRILKASTYGTASALILTFALNRLEGFPRSIAIIDYTLILLGLGGGRFLYRLWKDNKNNKGTNSQPSKDNIIIIGAGVAGNQLAREVLNTPSMNLNIIGFLDDDSVKKGRSILGIRTLGNISLLPDLIEKHSISKVFIAIPSATSSQMKTIISICKDTNIEFKTLPKLNEILSGKIELSLLRNIKLEDLLGRDPINLDRENMKSLISDSCVLITGAGGSIGSELCRQVSLLNPKTVILLEICELFLYELEMNLIEEFPNIKFIPCIGDVRFKNRVEEVFNRHRPDLVLHAAAYKHVPMMESNPTEAIFTNVLGTKIVAESADKFGAKHFIMVSTDKAVNPTNIMGSTKRIAEMICQNINSISMNTNFSIVRFGNVLGSNGSVIPLFKKQIENGGPITVTHPDITRYFMSIPEACQLVLQASSMAKGGEIFVLDMGEPVKIVDLALNLIQISGLKVEHDIKIKFTGLRPGEKLYEELFSKDEELLKTHHNKIRIANTRPNPLNFNELIHDLLSIKCESDKSSVIKLIKSIVVEYTPNQEDLLN, from the coding sequence ATGATTCAATTACTAAAAAATCCAAGAATTCTTATCGCCTTCTTATACGATATTTTCATCGCGACTTTTTCATTTTATTTTTCTATTTTTTTACGCTTCGAAACATTCTCTGTTTTTGACGCACCAATAAGTGACCTCGTTGCGGTATCTTTTATTTTTATATCATGCCAGGTTTTCTTTTTTTCCGTTATGGGCCTCTATCGTGGAATGTGGCGCTTTTCCTCAACTATTGACCTTATTCGTATCCTAAAGGCTTCTACATACGGTACTGCGAGTGCTCTAATTTTAACTTTTGCACTTAATAGGCTCGAGGGCTTCCCAAGGTCTATAGCAATAATAGATTATACTCTTATTTTATTAGGTCTAGGAGGTGGAAGGTTTCTCTATCGACTCTGGAAAGATAACAAAAATAATAAGGGTACAAACTCTCAACCTTCTAAAGATAATATTATAATAATTGGGGCTGGCGTGGCAGGAAATCAACTTGCCAGAGAAGTTTTAAATACTCCTTCTATGAATTTGAATATTATTGGATTTCTCGATGATGACAGCGTTAAGAAAGGTCGATCAATCCTAGGCATAAGGACTCTTGGTAATATTTCACTTCTACCAGATCTAATTGAAAAACATTCTATTTCCAAGGTTTTTATCGCTATCCCTTCGGCAACATCATCACAAATGAAAACCATAATTTCTATCTGTAAGGATACAAACATCGAGTTCAAAACGTTACCTAAGTTGAATGAAATTCTCTCTGGAAAAATTGAATTGTCTCTTCTTCGTAATATAAAGCTTGAAGATCTACTTGGACGCGACCCGATTAATCTAGATCGTGAAAATATGAAAAGCCTTATTTCTGATAGCTGTGTTCTTATCACCGGAGCTGGAGGATCTATCGGATCCGAACTATGTCGGCAAGTTTCGCTACTTAATCCAAAGACAGTCATTTTATTAGAGATATGTGAATTATTTCTTTATGAATTAGAAATGAATTTAATAGAAGAATTTCCTAATATTAAATTTATCCCATGCATTGGAGATGTTCGTTTTAAAAACAGAGTTGAAGAAGTATTCAATAGGCACAGGCCAGATCTAGTACTTCATGCTGCTGCATACAAGCATGTTCCAATGATGGAATCTAATCCTACTGAAGCTATTTTTACCAATGTGCTAGGAACAAAAATTGTTGCAGAATCCGCTGATAAATTTGGGGCTAAACATTTTATTATGGTTTCAACAGATAAGGCTGTTAATCCTACAAATATTATGGGGTCAACGAAAAGAATTGCTGAGATGATTTGTCAAAACATAAACTCTATATCTATGAATACTAATTTTTCAATAGTTAGATTTGGAAATGTTTTAGGAAGTAATGGTAGCGTTATTCCACTTTTTAAAAAGCAAATTGAAAATGGTGGACCAATAACGGTTACACACCCAGATATAACTAGATACTTCATGTCCATTCCAGAAGCTTGTCAATTAGTTCTCCAAGCCTCTTCCATGGCTAAAGGTGGTGAAATATTTGTTTTAGATATGGGTGAACCTGTAAAAATTGTTGATCTAGCGCTCAATTTAATTCAAATATCCGGCCTCAAGGTTGAGCATGATATAAAAATTAAGTTCACTGGACTTCGACCAGGTGAAAAGCTTTATGAAGAGTTATTTTCTAAAGACGAAGAATTATTAAAAACACATCACAACAAGATACGCATAGCCAATACTCGCCCCAATCCTTTAAATTTTAACGAACTTATACATGATTTACTTTCTATTAAATGTGAATCAGACAAAAGCTCAGTGATTAAGCTTATCAAATCTATTGTGGTTGAGTACACACCAAATCAAGAAGATCTTCTTAACTAG
- a CDS encoding aminotransferase class I/II-fold pyridoxal phosphate-dependent enzyme has translation MENRLYLSPPHMSGNEKKYIDLAFESNWIAPLGPNVDKFESTMNEYLGSHYAVAMTSGTAAIHIALVMLDVKPGDYVLCSSMTFVASANPVLYLGAEPVFIDSEHNSWNICPRSLEKAMQNLEKKPKALIVVDLLGQSADYGEIKKVCDKYNLPIIEDAAEALGAKYNGIKCGTFGEYGVFSFNGNKILSTSGGGMLICKTKEQALRAKHLITQAREDAPYYLHTEVGYNYRMSNIVAGLGIAQLGILEDRVNKKRFINKCYQEKLKDISYIRFMPEPEWSYSNRWLTSILVDDDSLLTPTEIISELEKNNIEARRLWKPLHSQPLFEKNKYFFDNESVCDSLFESGVSLPSGTQMTEKDIERVCNIIKNIKK, from the coding sequence ATGGAAAATAGACTATATTTATCACCTCCGCATATGTCGGGAAATGAGAAAAAATATATTGATTTAGCATTTGAGTCTAACTGGATAGCTCCATTAGGACCGAATGTGGATAAATTTGAATCAACTATGAATGAATATTTAGGAAGTCATTATGCCGTTGCCATGACATCTGGAACTGCCGCAATTCATATCGCGCTTGTTATGCTAGATGTAAAACCAGGTGATTATGTTCTGTGTAGCTCAATGACATTTGTGGCAAGTGCAAATCCTGTTTTGTATCTTGGCGCAGAACCGGTATTCATTGATTCAGAACATAATAGTTGGAATATTTGCCCGCGATCACTAGAAAAAGCGATGCAAAATTTAGAGAAGAAGCCTAAGGCATTGATTGTGGTTGATCTGCTTGGCCAGAGTGCTGACTATGGTGAAATCAAAAAAGTTTGTGACAAATATAATTTACCAATTATTGAAGACGCAGCTGAGGCACTTGGAGCGAAATATAATGGTATAAAGTGCGGTACATTTGGTGAGTATGGAGTTTTCTCATTTAATGGGAATAAAATTCTATCTACTTCCGGCGGAGGAATGCTTATTTGTAAGACAAAGGAGCAGGCTCTTAGGGCAAAGCACTTAATAACACAGGCAAGAGAAGATGCACCATACTATCTACATACTGAGGTTGGTTATAACTATCGAATGAGTAATATCGTTGCTGGATTAGGTATCGCACAATTAGGAATTCTCGAAGATAGAGTAAATAAGAAGAGATTTATTAATAAATGTTATCAAGAAAAATTGAAAGATATTTCTTACATTAGGTTTATGCCTGAGCCGGAATGGAGTTATTCTAACAGATGGCTGACAAGTATACTAGTTGATGACGACTCACTTTTAACACCGACAGAAATAATTAGTGAACTTGAGAAAAATAATATTGAAGCGAGAAGGCTATGGAAACCATTACATTCGCAACCTTTGTTTGAGAAAAACAAATATTTCTTTGATAATGAGTCTGTTTGTGACTCACTCTTTGAGAGTGGTGTTTCTCTACCATCGGGAACACAGATGACAGAAAAAGATATCGAAAGAGTTTGTAATATAATTAAAAATATTAAGAAGTGA
- a CDS encoding glycosyltransferase family 4 protein, with translation MKPRVMRVVTITDAFIHIKGQLEQYKQEGKEIILVSANGNLDDEIKGIGFRHENLVIKRDISPIFDLVSVIQLIILIRRHKPNILHSSTPKAGIVCALAGFLALVPVRIHTFTGQRWATLKGPKRLLLKMIDRLIVTMNTRVYSDSESQNQYLIEQKIVKPEKIFCIHKGSLGGIDIARFSNSKYKKDKNEVVYLFLGRINKDKGIEELISAFNLLVKEANDVALMLVGPNEMMNGDLSNDTREILEKNKKIKIIGSTNTPEKYIGIADVLCLPSYREGFGTVVIEAASMGVPAIGTKIPGLVDSIVPNKTGLLVEKQSVDSLFSGMLKMYQDSNLRTEMGNSAYRRAKEDFSYQIIAEKQWSEYISLLAKYSSRSANIS, from the coding sequence ATGAAGCCAAGAGTAATGCGAGTTGTAACAATTACAGATGCATTCATTCATATAAAAGGACAGCTGGAGCAGTATAAACAAGAGGGAAAAGAAATTATTCTTGTATCTGCGAATGGAAATCTTGATGATGAAATAAAAGGAATTGGCTTTAGACATGAAAATTTAGTAATTAAAAGGGATATTTCACCTATTTTTGATCTAGTATCTGTGATTCAACTAATTATTCTAATACGTCGACATAAGCCCAATATCTTGCATTCTTCAACACCTAAGGCGGGTATAGTTTGTGCTTTAGCAGGTTTTCTAGCTTTAGTTCCAGTTCGGATTCACACTTTTACGGGGCAAAGGTGGGCGACGTTAAAGGGCCCTAAGAGATTATTGCTAAAGATGATTGATAGATTGATAGTGACTATGAATACAAGAGTCTATTCAGACTCAGAATCACAGAATCAATATTTAATAGAACAGAAGATCGTTAAGCCTGAAAAAATATTTTGTATTCATAAAGGAAGTCTTGGTGGAATCGATATAGCTAGATTTTCAAATTCAAAATATAAAAAGGATAAGAACGAGGTTGTATATTTATTCTTGGGTAGAATAAATAAAGATAAGGGAATAGAAGAATTAATTTCTGCTTTCAATCTTCTGGTTAAGGAGGCCAATGATGTAGCATTGATGCTCGTTGGTCCAAATGAAATGATGAATGGAGATTTGAGTAATGATACAAGAGAAATATTGGAAAAAAACAAAAAAATTAAAATAATCGGGTCTACAAATACACCTGAGAAATATATTGGGATAGCAGATGTTTTATGCCTACCAAGCTATAGGGAGGGTTTTGGAACAGTTGTAATTGAAGCTGCATCTATGGGGGTTCCTGCGATCGGAACAAAAATACCCGGACTTGTGGATTCGATAGTTCCAAACAAAACTGGATTACTGGTAGAGAAGCAAAGTGTAGATAGTTTGTTCAGCGGAATGTTGAAAATGTATCAGGATTCAAACTTAAGAACTGAAATGGGAAATAGTGCTTATCGGAGAGCAAAAGAAGACTTTAGTTATCAAATAATTGCAGAGAAACAATGGAGTGAATATATAAGTCTACTTGCCAAATACTCGAGCAGGAGTGCCAACATAAGTTAA